From Coffea arabica cultivar ET-39 chromosome 9c, Coffea Arabica ET-39 HiFi, whole genome shotgun sequence, one genomic window encodes:
- the LOC113708321 gene encoding transport inhibitor response 1-like protein: MDWLCRYFCELDGLFGLLLMAGSGSAGILLLSAGSLGVVSGPVIQKIRVLDLIESELVEDEMDWISCFPQNGTCLESLIFDCVDSPINFEALERLVVNSPSLKKLRLNRHVTIVQLYRLMVRAPQLTHLGTGSFGPGEIVAQGEQEPDYVSAFAACKSLVCLSGFREINAHYLPAIVPVCANLTSLNLSYATISTEQLKSFIYHCHKLQTLWVLDSVCDEGLQAVAATCKDLHEPVQVSFGRD; encoded by the exons ATGGACTGGTTATGCCGTTATTTTTGTGAGCTTGATGGGCTTTTTGGTCTTTTGCTGATGGCTGGCAGTGGCTCTGCTGGCATTTTGCTTCTGTCCGCTGGTTCTCTTGGAGTGGTGAGTGGACCAGTTATCCA GAAGATTAGAGTGCTCGATTTGATTGAGTCAGAGTTGGTAGAAGATGAAATGGACTGGATTTCATGTTTTCCACAGAATGGAACTTGTCTCGAGTCTTTGATATTTGACTGTGTGGACTCCCCTATTAATTTTGAGGCATTGGAGAGACTTGTGGTTAATTCACCGTCTTTGAAGAAGCTTAGATTGAATCGACATGTAACAATTGTGCAGCTCTATCGTTTGATGGTTCGAGCTCCACAGCTCACCCACTTGGGAACTGGTTCATTTGGCCCCGGAGAGATTGTTGCTCAGGGTGAACAGGAGCCAGACTACGTTTCTGCTTTTGCTGCATGCAAATCTCTAGTTTGCCTTTCTGGATTCAGAGAAATCAATGCTCATTATCTGCCTGCAATAGTTCCAGTGTGTGCTAACCTTACCTCTCTGAATCTTAGCTACGCCACAATCAGTACTGAACAACTGAAATCCTTTATCTATCATTGCCATAAGCTCCAGACTTTGTGG GTGCTTGACTCGGTATGTGATGAAGGACTGCAGGCAGTGGCTGCAACATGTAAAGATCTCCATGAGCCAGTGCAGGTGTCATTTGGGAGAGATTAA